The bacterium sequence CGGGCGCACGGCGGCGGCGGCGAAGGCCGCGGCCTCGCACACCGGCTCGCTCACCGGCAGCGACGACGTCCTCGACGCCGCCTTCCGCCGCTGCGGCGTGCTGCGCGTGGACCAGATCGCCGACCTGTTCAACATGGCCGAGGTCCTGGCCAAGCAGCCGCGCCCGAAGGGGAAGCGGCTGACGATCGTCACCAACGCCGGCGGTCCCGGCGTGCTGGCCACCGACGCGCTGATCTCCAGCGGCGCCGAGCTGACCGAGCTCTCGCCGGAGACGATGGCCGCGCTCAACGAGACGCTGCCCGCGCAGTGGAGCCACAACAACCCGGTGGACATCCTCGGCGACGGCAAGCCGGAGCGGTACGCCAAGACGCTGGAGATCGTCGCCAAGGATCCGAGCAGCGACGGGATGATGGTCATCCTCACGCCGCAGGAGATGACCGAGCCGACCGCCACCGCCGAGTGCCTCGCGCCGTACGCCCACTTCGAGGGGAAGCCGGTGCTGGCGAGCTGGATGGGCGGCCTGGAGACGGCGCCCGGAGACGACATCCTCAACAAGGCCGGCATCCCGACCTTCCCGTATCCCGACGACGCGGCGAAGGCGTTCGTCTACATGCACCGCTACGCCGAGAACCTCAAGGGGCTCTACGAGACGCCGAGCCTGCCGACCGACAAGGAAGGCGCGCCGGACCGCGCGCTCGTCGCGCGGCTGATCGAGAACGCGCGGAAGGAAGGGCGCACGATCCTCACCGAGCACGAGTCGAAGCAGGTCCTCGCGGCCTACCGCATTCCGACCGTGCCGACGGTGATCGCCCAGAGCGCCGACGAGGCGGCCGCGGCGGCGGAGAAGGTCGGCTTCCCGGTCGTGCTGAAGCTCTTCTCGGAGACGATCACGCACAAGACGGACGTCGGCGGCGTGAAGCTCAACCTGACCGACGCGCCGAAGGTGCGCGAGGCGTTCGAGTCGATCCACGCCTCGGTCGAGCGGCTGGCGAAGCCGGAGGAGCGGGTCGGCGGCAAGCACTTCATGGGCGTCACCGTCCAGCCGATGATCAAGCTCGAGGGATACGAGGTCATCCTCGGCGCGAGCCCCGACCCGCAGTTCGGGCCGGTGCTGCTGTTCGGAATGGGCGGCCAGCTGGTCGAGGTCTTCAAGGACCGCGCGCTGGGCCTGCCGCCGCTCACCTCGACGCTGGCGCGGCGGATGATGGAGCGCACCAAGATCTACACCGCCCTCAAGGGGGTCCGCGGCCGCAAGCCGGTGGACATGGCGGCGCTCGAGCAGCTGCTCGTCCGCTTCAGCCAGCTCCTCGTCGAGCAGCCGCTGATCAAGGAACTCGACATCAACCCGCTGCTCGCCTCGCCGGAGAGGCTCCTCGCGCTCGACGCGCGCGTCGTCGTCTACCCCGAGGGAGTGGACGTCTCCAAGCTGCCGCGGCCGGCGATCGCGCCGTACCCGCAGCAGTACGTCGCGTCGTTCCGCACGAAGAAGGGGACCGAGCTGACGATCCGGCCGGTGCGGCCGGAGGACGAGCCGGCGATGGTCGCCTTCCACCACCGCCTCTCCGCGGAGACGGTCCGCGCCCGCTTCATGGCGGACTTCGTCCTCTCCGAGCGCGTCGCCCACGAGCGCCTCACCCGCGTCTGCTTCGTGGACTACGCGCGGGAGATGGCGGTGATCGCGGAGGACGCGGCGGGCGAGATCGTCGCCGCCTCCCGCGTGCTGCGGCGGAGCGACGGCGCGGCCGAGTTCTCGGTGATGATCGCCGACGCGCTGCAGGGGCAGGGCTTGGGCAAGGAACTGCTCAAGCGGATGGTCGGCGCGGCGAAGGACCTCGGCTTCCCGCGGGTCGTCGCCGAGATGCTCCCCGACAACGCGATCATGATCGACCTCTTCCGCAAGGCCGGGTTCCGCCTCGTCGAGAACGCGCCGGCCGGCCGCACGCGGGCCGTCCTCGCCTTCTGACCGGCGGCTCGTTCCGTTTCAAACGCGGGCGGCGGGGCCACGGCTCCGCCGCCCGCCGCTTGTCGGGGGCGGTCGCCGCGCGACCCCGGAGGCCTCGCGCGGCGGCTATCGGCCGAGCGCGAGGCGGGCGTCGGAGAAGAGGTTCGGGAAGTAGGCGACGATGTCGGGGAAGCCCCAGAGCCACTGCCGCTGGGCGACGTAGACGAGGGTGAGCCCCAGCGTCGCCCAGACCATGAGTCGCCGAGGCCACTTCTCCATCGCCGGGACGAGCAGGAGCGGCGTGAGGAACATCACGTGCCACGACATCGCCTGCACCGTGGTGAAGACGAAGGAATGCTGAAACGCCAGAGCGCCGGCGAGTGCCCAGCGACGAAGCAGCACCAAGGCGAGGATCCCCGCGAAGCCGCAGCCGAGCGCCGCCCAGACCCACCATCGCGCCTGACCGAGGACGCCGAAAGCCGCGCAATTCGCTGGCGGCCAGTCGTGGAGGTGCGGGGCGAGCCGCAGGAAGGCGTAGGCGGAGGGGGCGGCGACCAACGCCCCGGCCGCGATCAGCGCGCGGTCGCGCGCCGCGCGCAGGCGGCCGTCGCGCAGGCAAAGGACGATCGCCGCGACGCCGAACGGAAGCAGCCAGAGCGCGCGGAAATGGAGCCCCGCGGCGAGCGCGTACCAGAGGAAGGCCAGCGGCGGGTCTCGTCGTTCGTACAGCGCCGCCAGGCAAAGGACGCCGCAGAGAACGGGCAGGGCGTCGTAGAAGCCGATCAGCGCGAACCGCATCCAGTCCACGTAGAGGATCGGCAGCGGAAGCGCCATCGCCCATGAGGGCAGCGGATCGCCCGGCGCGGGACGGAGAAGAAGCCGCCGCGCGACGACCCAGAGCAGGGCGTGGGTGGCGATCAGGTAGGAGAGGATGGTCAGGACGTTCAGGGGCCTGAACGACAGCCATCCGTGGAATCGCGCGAACGACTCCGGCGCGTGCAGCGCGTAGACGAGAGGCGGATAGGGAAGAGGGCACGATCCCCAGTTGATCTTGAGCGGCGGGCGGTCGCCGAGTTCGGGGATCGTGTAGCCGCCGTCGGGCGCGCGGGCGCAGAGGCGGTCGGGCGGCGTGTCGTAGACCGCGAAGCCGCGGTACCAGAACAGGATCCCGGCCTCGTAGTGGGAGTAATGGTCGGAGCCGATGTCGCGGAGCGAGGCCGAGGCGCGCGGGGAGAAGACGACGGCGAGGGTGTTGAAGAGCAGCGACGCCGCGAGGAGGACGACGGCGACGCGGCGCCAGCGCGGCTCGTCGAGCAAACGCCGATAGTCGCCTTCGGTCACCGAGTGCTCCGCGACGCCGCGATCCGGCCGCGGCTTGGGGCAGTTATCGCACGCCTCCGCGCGGCGCGGCAAGCCGGGCGCCCGTCCGCGTGAAGCGGCCACCGCCGCGAACGCGCGCCGCTCGTCGTCGCCGCGGGCGCTTCGCGCGCGGGAGCGTGGACGCGTCCCTCGCCCGCGCCTCCGCTTCTTGACCGGTCTTTCGGCGCCGCCGATACTCGTGCGCGGGGACGCCGCGGCGTCGCGCCGCGGCGATCGACGGGGAGATTTCGACGGAAACAGGGGGATCGAAGATGTTCTGCGTCAAATGCGGCTCGCGCGTCCCGGACGGCGCGGCGTACTGCGGCGGCTGCGGCTCGCCGCTTCCCGGCGCCGCCGCGGCGTCGAACCCGAACGGTTGGCGGCCTGCGGCGCCGGTCGTCGTTCAGCCCGGCCCGGTCATCGGGGGGCTGCCGCCGAGCCACATGGTGAAGGCGATTCTGGCGACGATCTTCTGCTGCTGGCCGACCGGCATTGCCGCGATCGTCTACGCCGCGAAGGTGACGACGCTGATCGGGGCCGGAGACATCGAAGGCGCGTGGCGCGCCTCCCGCTCCGCCGACACGTGGGGCAACGTCACCGTCGGGCTCGGCGTGATCGCGTTTCTGATCGGCGTCGCCTTCGGCATCTTCGGCTCGCAAAGTCGGTGACCGGCCGGACTGCACGTCGCGGTCTCCCGCTCCGGTTCGGCGCGGCGGCGGCGGGCGCGCTCGCGCTCGCCGCGTGCCTCCTGTGGCGCGATCCGCGCGCCGCGGGCGCGTATCCGCCCTGTCCGTTCAACGCCCTCACCGGCGGCCTGCTCTGCCCGGGCTGCGGCTCGATGCGCTGCCTGCGGGCGCTGCTCGGCGGCGGCTTCGCCGAGGCGCTGCGCGACAACGCGCTCGCCTGCGCGGCGATCCCGTTCCTCGCGGCGCTGACTTGGGACGACCTGCGCGTCGCGGCCGGCGGCGAGGGCTGGCGCTGGCCGCGACGGCCGCTCGTCGGCCGGATCGTGCTCGTCGCCACGGTCGCGTTCTGGGCCCTCCGCAACCTGCCGATCGCGCCGTTCACGTTCCTCGCGCCGCTTCCCGTCGGTTGACCCGGCGGCGGAACGCCGGACCGCCGGGGCGGACCGCGCGGAGGCGACTCGGCGCGGCGCGGAACGGGGGCGCAGAGTAAACTCCCGTCGCGGTGGCTCTTAGCGTCCGCCGCGAGGTGAGGTCATGGCTTTGCTTTCGCTGTGGGGCGTCGTCGGCGAGGGTTCTCGGGCCCGCCGGCGGTTCGTCGCCCTCTGCGGCGTCGCCGCGTTCGCGGCGGCGCTGCCCGGCTGCTCGATCGAGAAGCTGGCCGTCAACCGTCTCGGGGACGCGCTCGCTTCCGGCTCGGACACCTTCGCCTCGGACGACGATCCGGAGTTCGTCGGCGCGGCGATTCCGTTCGGGCTGAAGACGATCGAGGGGCTGCTCGCCAAGTCGCCGCGCCACGAAGGGCTGCTCTTCGCGGCGACGAGCGGCTTTACCTCGTACTCCTACGCCTACCTGCAGTGCGAGGCGGACTACGTCGAGGAGCAGGATCTCGCCCGCGCCACGGAGCTGCGCGCCCGGGCGGTGCGGATGTACAAGCGCGCGCTCGGCTACGGGCTGCGCGGGCTCGAGGTCGCGCACCCCGGCTTCGCGACGCGGATCAAGACCGATCCCGCCGCCGCCGTCGCGCTGCTCGAACGCTCCGACGTGCCGACGGCCCACTGGACCGCGGCCGCGTGGGGCGCCGCGATCGGCATGTCGAAGCAGGACGTCGATCTCGTCGCCGACCTGCCGGCGGTCGAGGCGCTGATGCGCCGCGTCGTCGAACTCGACGAGGCGTACGCCGAGGGCGCGCCCCACGACCTGCTCCTCTCCTACGAATCGCGCGCCGCCGCGGCGGGCGGCTCGGAGGAGCGGGCGCGGACCCACTTCGAGGCCGCGCGGCGCCTGTCGGGCGGCCGACGCGCCGGCCCGCTCGTCGCGCTGGCCGAGTCGGTGGACGTGCCGAAGCAGGACAAGGCTGAATTCGAACGGCTGCTCAACGAGGCGCTGGCGATCGATCCCGACGCGGCGCCCCGCGACCGGATGGCCAACCTCGTCGCGCAGAAGCGCGCCCGCTGGCTGCTCGGCCGCACCGACCGGCTGTTCGTGGAATAGAACGGAGACACGACCGTGAAGAACTCACTTCGCTTCGCCGGACGCGCCCTCGCGGCCGCCGGCGCGCTGCTCCTCGCCTCCGGCGCCGCCTCGGCGCAGGTGGTGATCAAGATGGCCACGCTCGTCCCCGAGGGGTCGGACTGGCACCGCATCGTGCTCGAGATGGTCGATCAGTGGCGCAAGGCGGGGAAGGGGCAGATCGACGTCCGCCTCTACCCCGGCGGCCGCGCCGGCGACGACGTGGACGTCGTGCGCAAGATGCGGCTCGGCACGCTCAACGCCGCGCTCCTCACCAGCGCCGGGCTGACGGAGATCGACCGCGGCGCGATGGCGATGGAGATCCCGATGGCCTACGCCGGCTACGGCGAGTTCGACTGCGCCCTCGACAAGGTCGGGCCGGCCGTCGCGCGCCGGATGCAGGACAAGGGGTTCGAGCTGCTCGGCTGGGCCGACGCCGGCTACATCCAGTTCTTCACCAAGAGCCCCGTGCGCACGCCGGACGACCTGCGCCGGCTGAAGATGTTCGCCTGGGCCGGCGACGACCAGTACGTCGAGCTCTGGAAGTCGGCCGGCTTCAACCCGGTTCCGCTCCCCTCGACGGAACTCGCCACCGCGCTCAAGACCGGCCTCGTCGGCGCCGTCTCCACGACGCCGCAGGTGGCCGTGACGCTGCAGTACGTCAACGACGCCCGCAACATGACCGAGATCGACTGGGCCGTGCTCGCCGGCGGCTTCGTCGTCTCCAAGGCGACCTGGGAGAAGATCCCCGCCGACGTGCGGCCGCAGCTCCTCGCCGCCGCGCGCGAGGCCGGGCGCAAGCTCAGCCAGTCCACGCGCGCCGCGACGCCGCGCGACCTCGACGCCATCAAGCGCCGCGGCGTGAACGTCGTGACGCTCGCCCCGGCCGACCGCGACCGCTGGACCAAGCTCGTCGAGTCGGTCTACTCCAAGGTCCGCGGCCCGCTGGTCCCGGCCGACATGTTCGACATGGCGCTCCGGTCGCGCGACGAGTGCCGCGCGAAGAAGGCGGGACGTTGACCGACGAAATCGCCGCCCGCCCGGCGCCCGGCCCCGCGCGGAGGTGGGGCGGGGCCGCGAAGGCGGGCGGCCGCGAGGCGCTGGACTGGATCCTCGTGGCGGCGTTCGCGCTCCTCGCGCTGTTGCCGCTGATCGACTTCGCCGGACGGCCCCTCGGCAACTTCCACATTCCGGGGAACGCCAGCTACGTGCAGCAGCTGACGTTCCTGCTGACGTTCCTCGGCGGCCTCGTCGCCGCGCTGGCCGGGCAGCACCTCAAGCTCTCGGCGGCGACGGCGCTGCCGGAGGGACCGGTGCGGCGGGTCGCCGCCTTCGCCGCGCAGGCGGTGCCGGCGATCGTCTGCGGCGTTCTGGCCTACGCTGCGTCGCGCGTCGTGCTCGACGTGAAGGAGCAGGGGACGCAGCTCCTCTTCGGGCTGCCGCTCTGGGTCAGCGAGAGCGCGATGCCGCTCGCGCTGGCCGCGATGGCGCTGGTCTTTCTTTGGCGCTCGTCGTCCCGCTGGAGCGGGCGCGGCGCCGCGCTGCTGCTCGTCGCCGCGACGTTCGCGCTCGGCGCCGCGCAGCCGCCGTCGCTCCTCGTCTGGCTGCTCGCCGCGCTGCTGCTCGCGGCGACGCTGCTCGGCGCGCCGGTCTTCGCCGCGATGTCCGGCTTCGCGCTGCTGCTGTTCTGGAAGGACGGCACGCCGGTCGCCGCCGTCTCGGCGGAGATCAACCGGCTGATCGAGTCGCCGTCGCTGCCGGCGATCCCGCTGCTCACGGCGACCGGCTTCATCCTCGCCGAGACGAAGGCCGCGCAGCGGCTCGTCCGCTTCTTCCGCGCGATCTTCGGCTTCATGCCGGGGGGCGTGGCGGTGCTCGTCGCCGCGGTCTGCGCGCTTTTCACCGCCTTCACCGGCGGCTCGGGCGTGACGATCATCGCCCTCGGCGGACTCGTCTACCCGATCCTGCGCGAGGACGGCTACTCGGAGAAGTTCTCGCTCGGCCTCGTCACCGCCGCCGGCTCGCTCGGGCTGCTCTTCCCGCCCAGCCTGCCGGTGATCCTCTACAGCGTCGTGGCGCAGGTTCCGGCCAACAAGCTGTTCCTCGCCGGTCTGCTTCCGGGCTTGGTGCTGGTGCTCCTCGTCGCCGCCTACGGCGTCTTGGTCGGCCGCAAGATCCAGGGAACGCGCCGGCCGTTCTCGCTCAAGGAGGCGCTCGCCGCGACGTGGGAGGCGAAGTGGGAGCTGTCGATCCCGGTGGTGATGATCGCGCTCTTCGCCTCGGGCAAGGCGAGCGTGCTCGAGACGGCCGCGGCGGCCGCGGCCTACACCGCGGTCATCGCCTGCTTCGTCCACAAGGACCTCGACCTCGCGCGCGGACTGCCGCAGGCGCTGCTCAAGGCGGCGGCGATGGTCGGCGCGGTGCTGCTCCTGCTGAGCTGCGCGATGGGGCTCACCGGCTACCTCGTGGACGCCCAGATCCCCGACGCTCTGCTCAAGGGAGTGCAGGCGCACATCCAGTCGCCGGTCGTCTTCCTGCTCGCGCTCAACGTCGTGCTGCTGGTCCTGGGGAGCGTGCTCGAGATCTTCTCGGCGATCGTCGTGCTGACGCCGCTGGTCGTGCCGCTCGGCGCCGCGTACGGCGTCGATCCGGTGCATCTCGGGATCATCTTCCTCGCCAACCTCGAGCTGGGGTTCCTCTTCCCGCCGGTCGGCCTGAACCTGTTCCTCTCCTCGCAGCGCTTCGGGCAGCCGATGGCGAAGCTCTACCGCGCCGTGCTGCCGTTCCTGCTGATCCTCGCGCTCGGCGTGCTGCTGATCACCTACGCGCCGAGCCTTTCGTTGGCCTTCGGGAACTGATCGTCCGGGACGCCGGCGTCGGCCGGCGTCCCCTCTTTCCCCGCCCCTCTCGTCGTCCGACTGCCCGTATCCTCCTCCCGCAGGAGGACGGTCGATGTTCGACTTCGACGGAAGCGCCTACGGCGTGCAGGGGATCCCGCTGCTCGACGTCGCCGAGCGGCGCGGGCTGCCGCTCTACGTCTACGACGCGGAGACGATCGCGCGGCAGTACGCGCGCCTCGCCGCCGCCTTCGCCGGGTCGCCGCTGCGGATCAAGTACGCCGCCAAGGCGCTGACGAACCTCGCCGTGCTGCGGCTGATGCGGCGGCTCGGCGCGGGGCTCGACACCGTCTCGATCGGCGAGGTCGAGATCGCGCTGCGCGCCGGCTTCGAGCCGTCGCAGATCATCTTCACCCCCAACGGCGTCTCGTTCGACGAGCTGCGCGCGGCGGTCGAGCGGGGGGCGATGGTCAACGTGGACAGCCTCTCGGCGCTGGAGCGGTTCGGCCACGCCTTCGGCGGACGCGTGCCGTGCTGCGTGCGGATCAACCCCCACGTGCTGGCCGGCGGGAACCCGCACATCCAGACCGGGCACATCGACTCGAAGTTCGGCGTGTCGATCTACCAGCTGCGGCACCTGCTGCGGATCGTCTCGACCTACGGGATCGACGTCGCCGGGCTGCACATGCACACCGGCTCGGAGATCCTCGACGCCGGCGTCTTCCTCGAGGCGGCGGAGATCCTCTACGACGCGGCGCGGCAGTTTCCGGCGCTGCGCTTCCTCGACTTCGGCAGCGGCTTCAAGGTGCAGTACCGCGAGGACCAGCCGGCGACCGACGTCGAGGCGCTCGGGCGCGCGCTGGGGGAGAGCTTAGCCCGCTTCCGCGAGGAGTGCGGCCGCGAGCTGGAGCTGTGGTTCGAGCCGGGGAAGTTCCTCGTCAGCGAGGCCGGGCTGCTGCTGGCGCGGGCCAACGTCGTCAAGCAGACCGTCTCGACGGTCTTCGTCGGGCTCGACACGGGGCTCAACCACCTGATCCGCCCGATGCTCTACAACGCCTACCACCGGATCGTGAACCTGAGCAATCCGCGCGGCACGCCGCGCGTCTACAGCGTCGTCGGCTACATCTGCGAGACCGACACCTTCGCTTGGGACCGGCAGCTCCCGGAGGTGCGGGAAGGGGACGTGCTGGCGTTCCTCAACGCCGGCGCGTACGGCTTCGAGATGAGCAGCAACTACAACTCGCGGCCGCGGCCGGCGGAGGTGCTGATCGAGAACGGGCGCGACCGGCTCGTGCGGCGCCGCGAGACGCTCGACGACCTGCTGCGCACGCAGCTCGAGGCGGAGGAGGAGTGAGCGGCCGCGCGGGCGCGGCGCGAGGCGCGGATGTCCGCGCCGGGGCGGTCTCGTCCGCGGCGTCCGTGCGGCCGGGCTGTTGAATCGGCGGCGCGACGGCGGAATGAT is a genomic window containing:
- a CDS encoding TRAP transporter TatT component family protein; the protein is MALLSLWGVVGEGSRARRRFVALCGVAAFAAALPGCSIEKLAVNRLGDALASGSDTFASDDDPEFVGAAIPFGLKTIEGLLAKSPRHEGLLFAATSGFTSYSYAYLQCEADYVEEQDLARATELRARAVRMYKRALGYGLRGLEVAHPGFATRIKTDPAAAVALLERSDVPTAHWTAAAWGAAIGMSKQDVDLVADLPAVEALMRRVVELDEAYAEGAPHDLLLSYESRAAAAGGSEERARTHFEAARRLSGGRRAGPLVALAESVDVPKQDKAEFERLLNEALAIDPDAAPRDRMANLVAQKRARWLLGRTDRLFVE
- the lysA gene encoding diaminopimelate decarboxylase; the protein is MFDFDGSAYGVQGIPLLDVAERRGLPLYVYDAETIARQYARLAAAFAGSPLRIKYAAKALTNLAVLRLMRRLGAGLDTVSIGEVEIALRAGFEPSQIIFTPNGVSFDELRAAVERGAMVNVDSLSALERFGHAFGGRVPCCVRINPHVLAGGNPHIQTGHIDSKFGVSIYQLRHLLRIVSTYGIDVAGLHMHTGSEILDAGVFLEAAEILYDAARQFPALRFLDFGSGFKVQYREDQPATDVEALGRALGESLARFREECGRELELWFEPGKFLVSEAGLLLARANVVKQTVSTVFVGLDTGLNHLIRPMLYNAYHRIVNLSNPRGTPRVYSVVGYICETDTFAWDRQLPEVREGDVLAFLNAGAYGFEMSSNYNSRPRPAEVLIENGRDRLVRRRETLDDLLRTQLEAEEE
- the dctP gene encoding TRAP transporter substrate-binding protein DctP; this encodes MKNSLRFAGRALAAAGALLLASGAASAQVVIKMATLVPEGSDWHRIVLEMVDQWRKAGKGQIDVRLYPGGRAGDDVDVVRKMRLGTLNAALLTSAGLTEIDRGAMAMEIPMAYAGYGEFDCALDKVGPAVARRMQDKGFELLGWADAGYIQFFTKSPVRTPDDLRRLKMFAWAGDDQYVELWKSAGFNPVPLPSTELATALKTGLVGAVSTTPQVAVTLQYVNDARNMTEIDWAVLAGGFVVSKATWEKIPADVRPQLLAAAREAGRKLSQSTRAATPRDLDAIKRRGVNVVTLAPADRDRWTKLVESVYSKVRGPLVPADMFDMALRSRDECRAKKAGR
- a CDS encoding GNAT family N-acetyltransferase, with translation GRTAAAAKAAASHTGSLTGSDDVLDAAFRRCGVLRVDQIADLFNMAEVLAKQPRPKGKRLTIVTNAGGPGVLATDALISSGAELTELSPETMAALNETLPAQWSHNNPVDILGDGKPERYAKTLEIVAKDPSSDGMMVILTPQEMTEPTATAECLAPYAHFEGKPVLASWMGGLETAPGDDILNKAGIPTFPYPDDAAKAFVYMHRYAENLKGLYETPSLPTDKEGAPDRALVARLIENARKEGRTILTEHESKQVLAAYRIPTVPTVIAQSADEAAAAAEKVGFPVVLKLFSETITHKTDVGGVKLNLTDAPKVREAFESIHASVERLAKPEERVGGKHFMGVTVQPMIKLEGYEVILGASPDPQFGPVLLFGMGGQLVEVFKDRALGLPPLTSTLARRMMERTKIYTALKGVRGRKPVDMAALEQLLVRFSQLLVEQPLIKELDINPLLASPERLLALDARVVVYPEGVDVSKLPRPAIAPYPQQYVASFRTKKGTELTIRPVRPEDEPAMVAFHHRLSAETVRARFMADFVLSERVAHERLTRVCFVDYAREMAVIAEDAAGEIVAASRVLRRSDGAAEFSVMIADALQGQGLGKELLKRMVGAAKDLGFPRVVAEMLPDNAIMIDLFRKAGFRLVENAPAGRTRAVLAF
- a CDS encoding DUF2752 domain-containing protein; protein product: MTGRTARRGLPLRFGAAAAGALALAACLLWRDPRAAGAYPPCPFNALTGGLLCPGCGSMRCLRALLGGGFAEALRDNALACAAIPFLAALTWDDLRVAAGGEGWRWPRRPLVGRIVLVATVAFWALRNLPIAPFTFLAPLPVG
- a CDS encoding CD225/dispanin family protein — translated: MFCVKCGSRVPDGAAYCGGCGSPLPGAAAASNPNGWRPAAPVVVQPGPVIGGLPPSHMVKAILATIFCCWPTGIAAIVYAAKVTTLIGAGDIEGAWRASRSADTWGNVTVGLGVIAFLIGVAFGIFGSQSR
- a CDS encoding TRAP transporter large permease subunit, yielding MTDEIAARPAPGPARRWGGAAKAGGREALDWILVAAFALLALLPLIDFAGRPLGNFHIPGNASYVQQLTFLLTFLGGLVAALAGQHLKLSAATALPEGPVRRVAAFAAQAVPAIVCGVLAYAASRVVLDVKEQGTQLLFGLPLWVSESAMPLALAAMALVFLWRSSSRWSGRGAALLLVAATFALGAAQPPSLLVWLLAALLLAATLLGAPVFAAMSGFALLLFWKDGTPVAAVSAEINRLIESPSLPAIPLLTATGFILAETKAAQRLVRFFRAIFGFMPGGVAVLVAAVCALFTAFTGGSGVTIIALGGLVYPILREDGYSEKFSLGLVTAAGSLGLLFPPSLPVILYSVVAQVPANKLFLAGLLPGLVLVLLVAAYGVLVGRKIQGTRRPFSLKEALAATWEAKWELSIPVVMIALFASGKASVLETAAAAAAYTAVIACFVHKDLDLARGLPQALLKAAAMVGAVLLLLSCAMGLTGYLVDAQIPDALLKGVQAHIQSPVVFLLALNVVLLVLGSVLEIFSAIVVLTPLVVPLGAAYGVDPVHLGIIFLANLELGFLFPPVGLNLFLSSQRFGQPMAKLYRAVLPFLLILALGVLLITYAPSLSLAFGN